A window of the Macrobrachium rosenbergii isolate ZJJX-2024 chromosome 43, ASM4041242v1, whole genome shotgun sequence genome harbors these coding sequences:
- the LOC136829057 gene encoding uncharacterized protein, with protein MRRDETSVGRLQWYGHVMRMDETSVGRLQWYGHVMRMDETSVGRLQWYGMRMDETSVGRLQWYGHVMRMDETSVGRLQWYGHVMRMDETYVGKRVMQMEVPGGRTRGRTKKRRWMDVVGEDLRDKQLSEDDVSDRTRWRRRAVRNIDPHIGVGRDAEKEE; from the coding sequence atgagaagggatgagacatccgtaggaagactgcagtggtatggccatgtgatgagaatggaTGAGACATCCGTaggaagactgcagtggtatggccatgtgatgagaatggaTGAGACATCCgttggaagactgcagtggtatgggaTGAGAATGGATGAGACATCCgttggaagactgcagtggtatggccatgtgatgagaatggaTGAGACATCCgttggaagactgcagtggtatggccatgtgatgagaatggaTGAGACATACGTAGGGaagagagtgatgcagatggaggtgcctggtgggagaacaagaggaagaacgaagaagcgaaggtggatggatgtagttggagaagatctgagagacaaacaattgtcagaggacgatgtgtctgACCGaaccaggtggaggaggagagctgtcagaaacatcgacccccacaTAGGAGTGGgaagagatgcagagaaagaagaatga